One Rhododendron vialii isolate Sample 1 chromosome 2a, ASM3025357v1 genomic region harbors:
- the LOC131317547 gene encoding putative B3 domain-containing protein At3g24850 has translation MEEWSVDDYRKIDKLLKETKEWLHQLDSRKRLNVVREILKNPHYDESDVYILCLNEYQTPSDHKLIHNPPEPRNPSKIRFRMREQKPIKPITEEKNMVTKPEKRMGRKGPRDEDWSGGEEETGREKKKRVDKKKKMVNPVVLPEKQRDLPAELKDRIRALNGSDVIMVIEKTLYETDVNTGNGRLSLPARQIDMRFLTEEEKVFLATKQDGSKVTRIRSRIIGEGGMEQGICLCKWNMPKSLSENVSVIYNLLSGWNDVLKAHELRNDKLCRHTTVQLWSFRVEGNLWFAFVKVSKSPDCNCKRYA, from the coding sequence ATGGAGGAGTGGAGTGTTGACGATTACCGTAAAATCGATAAGCTTTTGAAGGAGACTAAAGAGTGGCTTCACCAACTGGATAGCAGGAAGAGACTGAACGTTGTTCGGGAGATTCTCAAGAACCCTCATTACGATGAGTCTGATGTATACATCCTCTGTCTCAACGAGTATCAAACACCATCTGATCATAAGTTGATTCATAACCCACCTGAGCCTAGAAACCCTTCCAAGATTCGGTTTCGGATGAGAGAACAGAAACCCATCAAACCCATTACGGAGGAAAAGAATATGGTGACGAAACCTGAAAAAAGAATGGGTCGAAAAGGGCCTCGTGATGAGGATTGGAGTGGCGGTGAAGAAGAAACGGGtagggaaaagaagaaaagggtggacaagaagaagaagatggtgaATCCTGTGGTTTTACCAGAAAAACAACGGGATTTGCCGGCAGAACTCAAGGATAGGATCCGAGCTCTAAACGGGTCCGATGTCATTATGGTCATTGAAAAGACACTCTACGAAACGGACGTGAACACTGGCAACGGGCGCCTCTCCCTCCCGGCGAGACAAATCGACATGAGATTCCTAACTGAGGAAGAGAAGGTTTTCCTGGCAACAAAACAAGACGGGAGCAAGGTCACGCGGATAAGATCGAGGATCATCGGAGAGGGAGGAATGGAACAGGGGATATGCCTATGCAAGTGGAACATGCCCAAGAGCTTATCGGAGAATGTGAGTGTAATATACAATCTTCTTTCCGGGTGGAACGATGTTTTGAAGGCTCATGAACTCCGCAACGATAAACTCTGCAGACATACGACAGTGCAGTTGTGGTCATTCAGAGTAGAGGGAAATCTCTGGTTCGCTTTTgttaaagtttcaaaatctcCAGATTGCAATTGTAAACGATATGCGTAA